Genomic segment of Nocardiopsis mwathae:
TGGCGCCGACCTGCCGCCGGACCTCCTCCAGCAGGCCCGACCGCACGCCGGCCCCGGCGTATTCGGAGGGCACCGAGAGCGTCTGGACGACGGCCACCCGGTCGCCGCGGTCCCACGACCCCTTCGGGTTGTCCCTGATCGTCACCATGGCGTACCCGACCGGCTCGCCGCTGCTCTCCGCCAGCACCGCGAGGGTGTCGGGGTCGGCCAGCCAGCTCAGGTACTGGCTGCGGCGACGCCGCCAGGACTCGTCAGGGGACACCGACGTCACGATGTCCTCCAGGTGCGGGGCGATCGAGGTGTGCTGCTCGTGCAGGGTCATCCAGAGCTCGGCGAGCTCCTCGATCTCGTAGGGCCCGAGGTAGCGGAACCGCAGCACGTCCGAAAGAGGAGTGCGCGGTTTAGTCACCAACGAAGTTTCCATGTTCTTCCCACCCGTTCCGCCCGCAGTGACGTGACTACTCCCTGTTTTGGTCCAGACCAATCCATGGGATGAGCTGTGCCTCCGAGATTACGACCCGCGTCGATGCCGACGTGGTACCGGGCAAAGAAAAGGAGAGATCGTCATGACGGAAGGAAAAAATTTGCAGGATTTCACGATTCCGGCCGCCGGTGGGGCCGGCGGCCCGCTCGCCCGTGCCCGCCCCGGCGGCGGTGCGGCACCGGACCGCCCCGCGGGCGCGGGCCAACGTGTACGGGATCACGTCCCCACGGGGCCAGAAGATGTTACGGACGTGTTTCAGCTGGCCTAAATTGGCTCCCATGATCGATGTTCGGCGATTGCAGTTGCTGCGGGCGCTCGACGAGCACCACACCGTCGCCGGGACGGCCGAGGCGCTGCACGTGACCCCTTCCGCCGTCTCCCAGCAGCTGGCGACCCTGTCCAAGGAGACCGGGGTGACGCTGGTCGAGCGGCAGGGGCGCCGCTTCCTGCTCACCGGGGCCGCGCGCGTCCTGCTGGAGCACGCCGACGTCATCTTCGCCGAGATGGAGCGTGCCAAGGCCGACCTCGCGGCCTACGCCGACGGCACCGTCGGCGTCATGCGCGTCGGGTCCTTCTCCACCGGCATCTCCGACCTGCTGGGCCCCGCCGTCGCCGGGCTGCGCGAGACCCACCCGGGCTGGCGCTTCGAGATCATCCAGGCCGAGCCGGAGGAGAGCACGGAGATGATCCGCACCGGCGAACTGGACCTGGCCATCACCATGTCGTCGGTGCACCTCCCGCACAACGGATCGCCGGAGTTCCGCGCCGATCCGATCATGGTCGAGCCGTTCGACGCGGTGCTGCCGTACCACCACCCGCTGGCCAACTCCACCGATCTGGAGCTCGCCGCGGACCTCGGCGACGTCGACTGGATCATGTCGGCGCCCGGGACCGCCTGGTACGACTGCGTGACGGCCGCCTGCAACCAGGCCGGGTTCCAGCCCCGCATCGTGCACACCGTCGACGAGTTCAGCGCGGTGCTCGCCCTGGTCCAGGCGGGGCTGGGGGTGGCCCTGGTGCCGCGGCTCGGCTGGACCGGTCTGCCGGCGCCCAACATCGTCGTCCGGTCGGTCCGCAACACCGCGCGCCGCCACATCGTCGCGCTGAGCCGGGCCGGGTCGGTGCCCGAGCCGCTGCTGAGCGCGGTCCGCGAGGCCGCCGGCAAGGTACCGGTGCCCACGGTCGGTCCGCTCGTCGCCTCGGCGGGCTGACCGAACCGCGGCGATGCCGGCCCCGGCGCTCAGGCGGGTGCGTGCGGGCTCACCGGGTCGGAGAACGACAGGGAGTCCTCGACGTCGTCCAGCACCTCGCGGGCGACGCGGTGCAGGTACTCGGCCAGCACCCGCATCGGCGGCCAGGCCCAGCCGCCGGCCCGGCCGACCAGGTAGATCCGGCGGTTGCCACCCAGCTCCCCGAGCGGTGAGTGGATGACCCCCCGCCGCGTCACCGCCGCCAGCTTGGGCATCACCCCCACGCCGCGGCCGGACGCCACCACCTGCTCGACCACCTCCAGGTTGTCGATGCGGTGCCGGATGCGCGGTGCGAACCCCGCGGCGGCGCACATGCGCTGGACGAGTTCGTCCTCGTCGCTGCCGCGCGAGTTGGAGATCCAGGAGGCGGAG
This window contains:
- a CDS encoding LysR family transcriptional regulator; the protein is MIDVRRLQLLRALDEHHTVAGTAEALHVTPSAVSQQLATLSKETGVTLVERQGRRFLLTGAARVLLEHADVIFAEMERAKADLAAYADGTVGVMRVGSFSTGISDLLGPAVAGLRETHPGWRFEIIQAEPEESTEMIRTGELDLAITMSSVHLPHNGSPEFRADPIMVEPFDAVLPYHHPLANSTDLELAADLGDVDWIMSAPGTAWYDCVTAACNQAGFQPRIVHTVDEFSAVLALVQAGLGVALVPRLGWTGLPAPNIVVRSVRNTARRHIVALSRAGSVPEPLLSAVREAAGKVPVPTVGPLVASAG
- a CDS encoding GNAT family N-acetyltransferase, yielding MTKPRTPLSDVLRFRYLGPYEIEELAELWMTLHEQHTSIAPHLEDIVTSVSPDESWRRRRSQYLSWLADPDTLAVLAESSGEPVGYAMVTIRDNPKGSWDRGDRVAVVQTLSVPSEYAGAGVRSGLLEEVRRQVGAMGIREIELTALATSSDDIRFFEQEGFRPFVTTMVCRIGGVGAHD